One genomic region from Amphiprion ocellaris isolate individual 3 ecotype Okinawa chromosome 20, ASM2253959v1, whole genome shotgun sequence encodes:
- the zgc:112416 gene encoding uncharacterized protein C21orf58 isoform X1, producing MPRFQDGSSVADQMTRLRFKLLEKRLESKKDIMEDRVESAQSARSYDGQMDALHRALRRKQDLLQRLKELHMLEDLNRPHTWGGSPRQYRWRFITPPQQPAPMAPTHIYQPATGPAFLPPPPPAMPQPPHIIQQTLPQYPATIIKQLPQQQPAVTQIPPPQSHPALRSGSIKEDMVELMLMQNAQMHQIIMHNMMLKAMPSIVLSPPGGSHHCVPHSTYHRQDSYQGNFPYVRPDVKTGGSTVHHHHHHHGLTPTAPQLPLISYPTWPPGVSSAPAEHAEGHIPSLHPTAPVTLPPL from the exons ATGCCAAGATTTCAG GATGGCAGTTCTGTGGCTGATCAGATGACAAGACTCAGATTCAAGCTGCTTGAGAAG AGACTGGAGAGCAAAAAGGACATTATGGAAGACAGAGTAGAGTCTGCCCAGTCTGCAA GGAGCTATGATGGGCAAATGGATGCACTCCACCGGGCACTGAGAAGAAAGCAAGACCTGCTTCAAAGACTGAAA GAGCTGCATATGTTAGAGGACCTCAACAGACCTCACACCTGGGGAGGGTCACCAAGACAGTACCGGTGGCGCTTCATAACTCCCCCTCAGCAGCCTGCACCCATGGCACCCACCCACATCTACCAGCCAGCCACCGGTCCAGCCTTCCTTCCCCCTCCACCACCTGCCATGCCGCAACCTCCTCACATCATCCAACAGACT CTACCCCAATACCCTGCCACCATCATAAAACAGCTGCCACAGCAGCAGCCTGCAGTAACTCAGATTCCTCCACCTCAATCCCACCCTGCACTACGGTCGGGTAGCATCAAAGAAG ACATGGTGGAACTGATGCTGATGCAAAATGCCCAGATGCACCAGATCATAATGCACAATATGATGCTGAAAGCCATGCCTTCTATTGTCCTGTCACCACCTGGAGGTTCCCATCACTGTGTCCCTCACTCTACATATCATAggcag GACAGTTACCAAGGAAACTTCCCTTATGTAAGGCCAGATGTCAAAACAGGGGGAAGTActgtccatcatcatcatcatcaccatggTCTCACCCCCACAGCACCACAGCTGCCTCTGATCAGCTACCCTACATGGCCGCCAGGGGTGTCATCTGCCCCAGCAGAACATGCAGAGGGACACATACCATCATTACACCCAACAGCACCTGTTACCCTCCCACCACTTTGA
- the zgc:112416 gene encoding uncharacterized protein C21orf58 isoform X2: MDALHRALRRKQDLLQRLKELHMLEDLNRPHTWGGSPRQYRWRFITPPQQPAPMAPTHIYQPATGPAFLPPPPPAMPQPPHIIQQTLPQYPATIIKQLPQQQPAVTQIPPPQSHPALRSGSIKEDMVELMLMQNAQMHQIIMHNMMLKAMPSIVLSPPGGSHHCVPHSTYHRQDSYQGNFPYVRPDVKTGGSTVHHHHHHHGLTPTAPQLPLISYPTWPPGVSSAPAEHAEGHIPSLHPTAPVTLPPL, from the exons ATGGATGCACTCCACCGGGCACTGAGAAGAAAGCAAGACCTGCTTCAAAGACTGAAA GAGCTGCATATGTTAGAGGACCTCAACAGACCTCACACCTGGGGAGGGTCACCAAGACAGTACCGGTGGCGCTTCATAACTCCCCCTCAGCAGCCTGCACCCATGGCACCCACCCACATCTACCAGCCAGCCACCGGTCCAGCCTTCCTTCCCCCTCCACCACCTGCCATGCCGCAACCTCCTCACATCATCCAACAGACT CTACCCCAATACCCTGCCACCATCATAAAACAGCTGCCACAGCAGCAGCCTGCAGTAACTCAGATTCCTCCACCTCAATCCCACCCTGCACTACGGTCGGGTAGCATCAAAGAAG ACATGGTGGAACTGATGCTGATGCAAAATGCCCAGATGCACCAGATCATAATGCACAATATGATGCTGAAAGCCATGCCTTCTATTGTCCTGTCACCACCTGGAGGTTCCCATCACTGTGTCCCTCACTCTACATATCATAggcag GACAGTTACCAAGGAAACTTCCCTTATGTAAGGCCAGATGTCAAAACAGGGGGAAGTActgtccatcatcatcatcatcaccatggTCTCACCCCCACAGCACCACAGCTGCCTCTGATCAGCTACCCTACATGGCCGCCAGGGGTGTCATCTGCCCCAGCAGAACATGCAGAGGGACACATACCATCATTACACCCAACAGCACCTGTTACCCTCCCACCACTTTGA